Proteins from a single region of Streptococcus oralis:
- a CDS encoding acyltransferase family protein produces MKSKRIEWIDFGKGFTILMVILGHVVLGLFESRKFENSNTVLLFLTQVFYLFHIPVFYALSGFFFKPVVDLKKFWNYFKQKTIILGVPYLFYSVLQFILQTIGGESVRNAASLADLLQIYKTPLGVSWYLYVLWWIYLVVGLISIRVKSYNQLFLISLFAYILSLLFPVNIYIIQKVLLWSFFFIFGYWLKKSGLTMFLQEQWKWITSLSIGVIIMFLIFWQQSSPSFYISYDTPGLWGLIFSVSVVLAFTCYPILNNFKRFGMYFSKIGRNSLVIYLLHAPIVSVTRITLLKLNISNIYVHLILGLLLGWYGSLFILYLIKKVSYVDFVFYPMKYLKKKTE; encoded by the coding sequence ATGAAAAGCAAACGTATTGAATGGATAGATTTTGGTAAAGGTTTCACCATTCTAATGGTCATTTTAGGACATGTTGTTTTAGGTCTTTTTGAATCTAGGAAATTCGAAAATAGTAATACTGTGCTTCTATTTCTAACACAAGTTTTTTACTTATTCCATATTCCTGTTTTTTACGCATTGTCAGGTTTTTTCTTCAAACCAGTGGTAGATTTAAAAAAGTTTTGGAACTATTTTAAGCAAAAAACAATAATTCTAGGTGTGCCATATCTCTTTTACTCAGTTCTTCAATTTATTTTGCAAACAATAGGTGGAGAAAGTGTTCGAAATGCAGCATCTCTTGCTGATCTGCTACAGATTTATAAAACACCTTTAGGCGTTTCTTGGTACCTTTATGTTCTTTGGTGGATTTATTTAGTTGTTGGTTTGATTTCTATTAGGGTTAAATCTTATAATCAATTATTTCTAATTAGTTTATTTGCCTATATTTTATCTTTACTTTTTCCAGTTAATATTTATATTATCCAAAAAGTACTTCTCTGGTCCTTCTTCTTTATCTTTGGTTATTGGCTGAAAAAATCTGGATTGACGATGTTCTTGCAGGAGCAGTGGAAATGGATAACTTCTTTAAGTATAGGAGTTATTATAATGTTTTTGATATTTTGGCAACAATCATCTCCTAGTTTTTATATTTCTTACGACACTCCTGGTCTATGGGGGTTAATCTTTTCCGTGTCGGTCGTTTTAGCTTTTACTTGCTATCCGATTTTAAATAACTTCAAAAGATTCGGGATGTATTTTTCTAAGATAGGGAGGAATAGTTTAGTTATATACTTATTACATGCACCAATTGTTTCTGTAACCCGCATTACTTTATTAAAATTAAATATTAGTAACATTTATGTTCATTTAATACTAGGATTATTATTAGGCTGGTATGGTTCACTATTTATTCTTTACCTTATCAAGAAAGTTTCTTACGTTGATTTTGTTTTCTACCCTATGAAGTATTTAAAGAAAAAAACTGAATAG
- a CDS encoding glycosyltransferase family 2 protein encodes MKRKISVILPVFNSEKTLTRCLDSLLAQTYPNFEVLVIDDGSDDSSRQIISSYANKDNRIKIHYKENKGVSSARNDALDLALGEFITFLDADDWLEEDALQYMINLQERTSADLVVASYHRTSKLSSKVSTSKNVKEQLLEQDEYVKKFLKIESQSIEYYPWNKLYKASILKSIRFVAELRIAEDVPFVFEYILYSKIIAISDKITYNYYNNPKSVTATFTDKKFDVYKAWAIVEKINTNPIYDKWIDINIKRIDLSLLMMLAIDKNFYSLKRKYANQIKEMLIRLKKNKKSLLVEKISLNRKILIILFCSHYTWIASVIHFIVRFKNYCLSLL; translated from the coding sequence ATGAAAAGAAAAATTAGTGTAATTCTCCCTGTTTTTAATAGCGAGAAAACTTTGACAAGATGTTTAGATTCTTTATTAGCTCAAACCTACCCTAATTTTGAGGTTTTAGTTATTGATGACGGTAGTGATGATTCTAGTAGACAGATAATAAGTTCTTACGCAAATAAAGATAATCGTATTAAAATTCACTACAAAGAAAATAAAGGAGTTAGCTCAGCAAGGAATGATGCTTTAGATTTAGCTTTAGGAGAGTTCATCACTTTTTTAGATGCAGATGATTGGCTAGAAGAAGATGCGCTTCAGTATATGATTAATTTGCAGGAACGAACCTCTGCTGATCTAGTTGTAGCTTCTTATCATCGGACAAGTAAATTATCCTCAAAGGTATCAACATCAAAAAATGTGAAGGAACAGCTACTTGAACAAGACGAATATGTTAAAAAATTTTTAAAAATTGAGTCTCAATCTATAGAATATTATCCTTGGAATAAGTTATATAAAGCTAGTATATTAAAATCGATTCGCTTTGTAGCTGAATTACGAATAGCAGAGGATGTTCCATTTGTTTTTGAATACATATTATATTCAAAAATAATTGCGATATCTGATAAAATAACGTACAACTATTATAACAATCCCAAAAGTGTAACGGCAACTTTTACAGATAAAAAATTTGATGTCTATAAAGCTTGGGCAATTGTTGAAAAAATTAATACCAATCCAATATATGATAAGTGGATTGATATAAATATTAAACGAATTGATTTATCTTTGCTGATGATGCTCGCAATAGACAAAAATTTTTATAGTTTAAAGAGAAAGTATGCTAATCAAATTAAAGAGATGCTTATTCGTTTGAAGAAAAACAAAAAAAGCCTACTCGTAGAAAAGATATCTTTGAATAGGAAAATACTTATTATATTGTTTTGTAGTCACTATACATGGATAGCATCTGTAATTCATTTCATAGTTCGTTTTAAAAACTACTGTCTATCTTTACTCTGA
- a CDS encoding peptide ABC transporter substrate-binding protein produces MKSSKLLALAGVTLLAAATLAACSGSSSNAKGEKTFSYIYETDPDNLNYLTTGKAATANITSNVIDGLLENDRYGNFVPSMAEDWSVSKDGLTYTYTLRKDAKWYTSEGEEYAEVKAQDFVTGLKYAADKKSDGLYLVQESIKGLDAYVKGEITDFSQVGIKALDDYTVQYTLNKPESFWNSKTTMGVLAPVNEEFLNSKGDDFAKGTDPSSILYNGPFLLKSIVAKSSVEFEKNPNYWDKDNVHLDKVKLSFWDGQDTNKPTEAFKDGSFTMARLFPTSASYSETEKAFKDNIVYTQQDSTTYLVGTNIDRQSYKYTSKTTDEEKASTKKALLNKDFRQAIAFGFDRTAYASQVNGASGATKLLRNLFVPPTFVQTDGKNFGELVKEKLVTYGDEWSNVNLDDAQDGLYSPDKAKAEFAKAKAALQAEGVKFPIHLDMPVDQTNTTKVQRVQSFKQSVEENLGSDNVVIDIQQLQKDDVQNITYFAETAAGEDWDISDNVGWSPDYIDPSTYLDIIKPSVGENTKTYLGFDSGTNNAAAKQVGLEDYEKMVVEAGEETTDVSKRYEKYAAAQAWLTDSALLIPTTSQTGRPMLSKMVPFTLPFAYSGNKGMSEALLYKYLEVQDKAVTTEEYQKAQEKWLKEKEESNKKAQEDLANHVK; encoded by the coding sequence ATGAAAAGTTCAAAACTACTTGCCCTTGCGGGTGTGACGTTATTGGCAGCTGCGACTCTTGCAGCCTGCTCTGGATCAAGTTCAAATGCTAAAGGTGAGAAAACATTCTCATACATTTACGAAACGGATCCTGATAACCTAAACTATTTGACAACTGGTAAGGCAGCTACAGCGAATATTACGAGCAACGTTATCGATGGCTTGCTTGAAAATGACCGCTACGGTAACTTTGTACCATCTATGGCTGAGGATTGGTCTGTATCTAAGGATGGATTGACTTACACGTATACACTCCGAAAGGATGCAAAATGGTATACATCTGAAGGTGAGGAGTATGCAGAAGTTAAAGCTCAAGACTTTGTAACTGGTCTTAAGTATGCTGCTGATAAGAAATCAGATGGTCTTTACCTGGTTCAGGAATCTATCAAGGGATTGGATGCTTACGTCAAAGGAGAAATTACAGATTTTTCTCAAGTAGGAATCAAAGCTCTTGATGATTATACCGTTCAATACACATTGAACAAGCCAGAAAGTTTCTGGAATTCTAAGACAACAATGGGTGTTCTGGCTCCTGTTAATGAAGAATTTTTGAACTCTAAAGGGGATGACTTTGCTAAGGGTACGGACCCAAGCAGCATTCTCTATAATGGACCATTCTTACTCAAATCAATCGTAGCCAAATCATCAGTCGAGTTCGAAAAGAATCCAAACTATTGGGACAAAGACAATGTTCATCTTGATAAAGTGAAATTATCCTTCTGGGATGGTCAAGATACCAATAAGCCAACTGAAGCTTTCAAAGACGGTAGCTTTACAATGGCTCGCCTCTTCCCAACAAGTGCTAGTTACTCAGAGACTGAAAAAGCATTCAAAGACAATATCGTTTATACCCAACAAGATTCTACTACTTATTTAGTAGGTACAAATATCGATCGCCAGTCTTATAAGTACACTTCTAAGACAACAGATGAGGAAAAAGCATCAACCAAGAAGGCACTTTTGAATAAGGACTTCCGTCAAGCTATTGCATTTGGTTTTGACAGAACAGCCTACGCTTCTCAAGTAAATGGTGCAAGCGGGGCTACTAAACTGCTTCGTAACTTATTTGTTCCTCCTACATTTGTACAGACAGATGGGAAAAACTTTGGGGAATTAGTTAAAGAAAAATTGGTGACCTATGGAGATGAGTGGAGTAACGTAAACTTGGATGATGCCCAAGATGGACTCTACAGTCCTGACAAAGCCAAAGCAGAATTCGCTAAAGCTAAGGCGGCCCTTCAAGCGGAAGGTGTGAAATTCCCAATCCATTTGGATATGCCTGTAGACCAAACCAATACAACAAAAGTTCAACGTGTTCAATCTTTTAAACAGTCAGTTGAAGAAAATCTAGGATCAGATAATGTGGTTATCGACATCCAACAGCTCCAAAAAGATGATGTTCAAAACATTACCTACTTCGCTGAAACTGCGGCTGGAGAAGACTGGGATATTTCAGATAACGTGGGTTGGTCTCCAGACTATATCGATCCATCTACTTATCTTGATATTATCAAACCATCTGTAGGGGAAAATACAAAGACTTACCTAGGATTTGACTCAGGAACAAACAACGCTGCGGCTAAGCAAGTTGGTTTAGAAGATTACGAAAAAATGGTTGTGGAAGCTGGGGAAGAAACTACTGACGTTTCAAAACGTTATGAAAAATATGCTGCTGCCCAAGCTTGGTTGACAGACAGTGCCTTGCTCATCCCAACAACTTCTCAAACTGGTCGTCCAATGTTGTCTAAGATGGTACCATTTACACTTCCATTTGCATACTCTGGTAACAAGGGTATGAGCGAAGCCCTTTTGTACAAATATCTAGAAGTACAAGATAAGGCAGTGACAACAGAAGAATACCAAAAGGCTCAAGAAAAATGGTTGAAAGAAAAAGAAGAGTCAAATAAAAAGGCTCAAGAAGATCTCGCAAACCATGTGAAATAA
- a CDS encoding SpGH101 family endo-alpha-N-acetylgalactosaminidase has protein sequence MDKRFFEKRCKFSIRKFTLGVASVMIGATFFAASPVLADQARVGSTDNLPSELADLDKKASDEGHDFDKEAAAQNPGSDEITDGPKTEEELLAQEKEKSEKPSNLPKELEDKLEKAEDNGREVDKDQLAQDTGKLVPEDVAKTANGELNYGATVKIKTPSGEGSGIVVAKDLVLTVSHNFIKDSQDGNIRKVVDNDQGDGDIYSISYPGLPDVKFSKKDIIHWDREGYLKGFKNDLALVRLRTVLENTPVEVTKKPVVKKIGDKLHVFGYPEGKLNPIVNTTVDFAEPYGEGVQGIGYQGGKPGASGGGIFDTEGKLVGVHQNGVVGKRSGGILFSPAQLKWIQDHIQGISSVKPADLEEKEKPAEEKPKEDKPAAAKPETPKTVTPEWQTVANKEQQGTVTIREEKGVRYNQLSSTAQNDNDGKPALFEKQGLTVDANGNATVDLNFKDDSEKGKSRFGVFLKFKDTKNNVFVGYDQGGWFWEYKTPGNSTWYQGGRVAAPEPGSVNRLSITLKSDGQLNATNNDEKLFDTVTLPAAVNETLKNEKKIVLKAGSYGNERTVVSVKTDNQEGVKADDTPAQKETGPAVDDSKVTYDTIQSKVLKAVIDQAFPRVKEYTLNGHTLPGQVQQFNQVFINNHRITPEVTYKKINETTAEYVMKLRDDAHLINAEMTVRLQVVDNQLHFDVTKIVNHNQVTPGQKIDDERKLLSTISFLGNALVSVSSDQAGAKFDGATMSNNTHVSGDDHIDVTNPMKDLAKGYMYGFVSTDKLAAGVWSNSQNSYGGGSNDWTRLTAYKETVGNANYVGIHSSEWQWEKAYKGIVFPEYTKELPSAKVVITEDANADNKVDWQDGAIAYRSIMNNPQGWEKVKDITAYRIAMNFGSQAQNPFLMTLDGIKKINLHTDGLGQGVLLKGYGSEGHDSGHLNYADIGKRIGGVEDFKTLIEKAKKYGAHLGIHVNASETYPESKYFNENILRKNPDGSYSYGWNWLDQGINIDAAYDLAHGRLARWEDLKKKLGDGLDFIYVDVWGNGQSGDNGAWATHVLAKEINKQGWRFAIEWGHGGEYDSTFQHWAADLTYGGYTNKGINSAITRFIRNHQKDSWVGDYRSYGGAANYPLLGGYSMKDFEGWQGRSDYNGYVTNLFAHDVMTKYFQHFTVSKWENGTPVTMSDNGSTYKWTPEMKVELVDAAGNKVVVTRKSNDVNNPQYRERTVTLNGRVIQDGSAYLTPWNWDANGKKLPTDKEKMYYFNTQAGATTWTLPSDWANSKVYLYKLTDQGKTEEQELTVTNGKITLDLLANQPYVLYRSKQTNPEMSWSEGMHIYDQGFNSGTLKHWTISGDASKAEIVKSQGANEMLRIQGNKSKVSLTQKLTGLKPNTKYAVYVGVDNRSNAKASITVNTGEKEVTTYTNKSLALNYIKAYAHNNRRENATVNDTSYFQNMYAFFTTGSDVSNVTLTLSREAGDEATYFDEIRTFENNSSMYGDKHDTGQGTFKQDFENVAQGIFPFVVGGVEGVEDNRTHLSEKHDPYTQRGWNGKKVDDVIEGNWSLKTNGLVSRRNLVYQTIPQNFRFEAGKTYRVTFEYEAGSDNTYAFVVGKGEFQSGRRGTQASNLEMHELPNTWTDSKKAKKVTFLVTGAETGDTWVGIYSTGNASNTRGDSGGNANFRGYNDFMMDNLHIEEITLTGKMLTENALKNYLPTVAMTNYTKESMDALKEAVFNLSQADDDISVEEARAEIAKIEALKNALVQKKTALVAEDFESLDAPSQPGEGLENAFDGNVSSLWHTSWSGGDVGKPATMVLKEPTEITGLRYVPRASDSNGNLRDVKLVVTDESGKEHTFTVTDWPNNNKPKDIDFGKTIKAKKIVLTGTKTYGDGGDKYQSAAELIFTRPQVAETPLDMSGYEAALAKAQKLTDKDNQEEVASVQASMKYATDNHLLTERMVAYFADYLNQLKDSATKPNAPTSSKGEEQPPVLDVPEFKGGVNATETAVHEVPEFKGGVNAVEALVHELPEYKGGANAVLAAANEVPEFKGGVNAVQALVNEKPAYTGVLATAGDQAAPTVEKPEYPLTPSPVADAKTLEDKEEKLPATGEHGSEAALFLASVSIALSAAVLATKRKED, from the coding sequence ATGGATAAACGATTTTTTGAAAAACGCTGTAAGTTCAGTATTCGTAAGTTTACGCTTGGAGTAGCTTCGGTGATGATTGGAGCGACTTTCTTCGCAGCTAGCCCAGTATTGGCTGATCAAGCAAGGGTTGGTTCAACAGATAATTTGCCGAGTGAATTGGCTGATTTGGATAAGAAGGCTAGTGATGAGGGGCACGATTTTGACAAGGAAGCTGCCGCTCAGAATCCTGGTTCTGATGAAATAACTGATGGACCTAAGACTGAAGAGGAATTGTTAGCTCAAGAAAAAGAAAAGTCTGAAAAGCCAAGCAATCTGCCAAAAGAATTAGAAGATAAGTTGGAGAAAGCTGAAGATAATGGGCGCGAAGTTGACAAGGATCAATTGGCCCAAGATACTGGGAAGCTTGTTCCAGAAGATGTGGCTAAGACTGCCAATGGGGAATTAAACTACGGCGCGACTGTTAAGATCAAGACGCCATCAGGAGAAGGTAGCGGTATTGTCGTTGCTAAAGACCTTGTTTTGACGGTTTCTCATAACTTTATCAAGGACAGCCAAGACGGCAATATCCGTAAGGTTGTGGATAATGACCAAGGGGATGGAGATATCTATAGTATCTCTTATCCAGGATTGCCAGATGTCAAGTTTAGCAAGAAAGATATCATTCATTGGGATCGTGAAGGCTACCTAAAGGGCTTCAAAAATGATTTGGCCCTAGTGAGATTGCGTACAGTTCTAGAAAATACGCCTGTTGAAGTAACTAAAAAGCCAGTAGTTAAGAAAATCGGAGATAAGCTCCATGTCTTTGGTTATCCAGAAGGGAAATTGAATCCGATTGTCAATACTACAGTTGATTTTGCGGAACCATACGGAGAAGGTGTCCAAGGGATTGGTTACCAAGGAGGAAAACCGGGTGCTAGTGGCGGTGGTATCTTTGATACAGAAGGAAAACTGGTCGGTGTACACCAAAATGGTGTAGTTGGAAAACGGAGCGGAGGAATTCTCTTCTCACCAGCTCAACTAAAATGGATCCAAGACCACATACAGGGAATTTCAAGTGTGAAACCAGCAGACTTGGAAGAGAAAGAAAAACCGGCTGAAGAAAAACCAAAAGAGGATAAACCTGCAGCTGCTAAACCTGAAACACCTAAGACAGTGACTCCTGAATGGCAAACAGTAGCGAATAAAGAGCAACAAGGAACAGTCACTATTCGTGAAGAAAAGGGTGTTCGCTACAATCAATTGTCTTCAACGGCCCAAAATGACAATGATGGCAAACCAGCCTTGTTTGAAAAACAAGGATTGACTGTCGATGCTAATGGAAATGCGACAGTTGATTTAAACTTCAAAGATGATTCTGAAAAGGGCAAATCACGCTTTGGTGTCTTCTTGAAATTTAAAGATACCAAGAACAATGTTTTTGTTGGATATGACCAAGGTGGCTGGTTCTGGGAATACAAAACTCCAGGTAACAGCACATGGTATCAGGGCGGTCGTGTTGCAGCACCAGAACCAGGTTCTGTAAACCGTCTTTCTATCACTCTCAAGTCAGATGGACAACTCAATGCAACGAATAATGATGAGAAACTCTTTGATACGGTCACTTTGCCAGCAGCTGTTAATGAAACTCTCAAAAATGAGAAGAAAATCGTCCTAAAAGCTGGTTCCTATGGCAATGAGCGTACAGTTGTCAGCGTTAAAACAGACAATCAAGAAGGTGTAAAAGCGGATGATACTCCTGCCCAGAAAGAAACAGGTCCTGCCGTTGACGATAGCAAGGTGACTTATGATACGATCCAGTCTAAGGTTCTCAAAGCGGTAATTGACCAAGCCTTCCCTCGTGTCAAGGAATACACCTTGAATGGACATACTTTGCCAGGACAGGTGCAACAGTTCAACCAAGTCTTTATCAATAACCACCGAATCACTCCTGAAGTCACTTATAAGAAAATCAATGAGACAACAGCAGAGTACGTGATGAAGCTTCGCGATGATGCTCACTTAATCAATGCGGAAATGACAGTACGCTTGCAAGTCGTGGACAATCAATTGCACTTTGATGTGACCAAGATTGTCAACCACAATCAAGTCACTCCAGGTCAAAAGATTGATGACGAAAGAAAATTGCTTTCTACGATTAGTTTCCTTGGCAATGCTTTAGTCTCTGTTTCTAGTGATCAAGCTGGTGCTAAGTTTGATGGGGCAACCATGTCAAACAATACCCATGTCAGCGGAGATGATCATATCGATGTAACCAATCCAATGAAGGATTTGGCTAAGGGTTACATGTATGGATTTGTTTCTACAGATAAGCTTGCTGCAGGTGTTTGGAGTAACTCTCAAAACAGCTACGGTGGTGGTTCGAATGACTGGACTCGTTTGACAGCCTATAAAGAAACAGTTGGAAATGCCAACTATGTCGGAATTCACAGCTCTGAATGGCAATGGGAAAAGGCTTATAAGGGCATTGTCTTCCCAGAATACACCAAGGAACTTCCAAGTGCCAAGGTTGTTATCACCGAAGATGCCAATGCAGACAACAAAGTCGATTGGCAAGATGGTGCCATTGCTTATCGTAGCATCATGAACAACCCTCAAGGTTGGGAAAAAGTCAAGGATATCACTGCTTACCGTATCGCGATGAACTTTGGTTCTCAAGCACAAAACCCATTCCTTATGACCTTGGATGGTATCAAGAAAATCAATCTCCACACAGATGGTCTTGGGCAAGGTGTTCTCCTTAAAGGTTATGGTAGTGAAGGTCATGACTCTGGACACTTGAACTATGCTGATATTGGTAAACGTATTGGTGGTGTCGAAGACTTCAAGACCTTGATCGAAAAAGCGAAGAAATATGGAGCTCATCTTGGCATCCACGTTAACGCTTCTGAGACTTATCCTGAGTCTAAATACTTTAATGAAAATATTCTTCGTAAGAATCCAGATGGCAGCTACAGCTACGGCTGGAACTGGCTAGACCAAGGTATCAACATTGATGCTGCTTATGACCTAGCACATGGACGCTTGGCTCGCTGGGAAGACTTGAAGAAAAAACTTGGTGATGGTCTCGACTTTATCTATGTGGACGTATGGGGCAATGGTCAATCAGGTGATAACGGTGCCTGGGCTACCCACGTTCTTGCTAAAGAAATCAACAAACAAGGCTGGCGTTTTGCGATTGAGTGGGGTCATGGTGGTGAATACGACTCTACCTTCCAACACTGGGCAGCTGACTTGACCTATGGTGGCTACACTAATAAAGGTATCAACAGCGCCATCACGCGCTTTATCCGTAACCACCAAAAAGATTCTTGGGTTGGGGACTATAGAAGTTACGGTGGTGCAGCCAACTACCCACTTCTAGGTGGCTACAGCATGAAAGACTTTGAAGGTTGGCAAGGAAGAAGCGACTACAATGGCTATGTAACCAACTTATTTGCTCATGACGTCATGACTAAGTACTTCCAACACTTCACTGTAAGTAAATGGGAAAATGGTACACCAGTTACCATGTCTGATAATGGTAGCACCTATAAATGGACTCCAGAAATGAAGGTTGAGCTAGTCGATGCTGCAGGTAACAAAGTGGTTGTGACTCGTAAGTCAAACGATGTCAATAACCCGCAATACCGCGAACGTACAGTAACTCTCAATGGACGTGTCATCCAAGATGGTTCAGCTTACTTGACTCCTTGGAACTGGGATGCGAATGGTAAGAAACTTCCTACTGATAAGGAAAAAATGTACTACTTCAATACGCAGGCCGGTGCAACAACTTGGACACTTCCGAGCGATTGGGCAAATAGCAAGGTTTACCTTTACAAGCTAACTGACCAAGGTAAAACAGAAGAGCAAGAACTAACTGTAACAAATGGTAAGATTACCCTAGACCTTCTAGCAAATCAACCATACGTTCTCTACCGTTCGAAACAAACCAATCCTGAAATGTCATGGAGCGAAGGCATGCACATCTATGACCAAGGATTTAACAGTGGAACCTTGAAACACTGGACCATTTCAGGTGATGCTTCCAAGGCAGAAATTGTCAAATCACAGGGTGCAAATGAAATGCTTCGTATCCAAGGCAATAAGAGCAAGGTCAGCCTTACTCAGAAACTGACTGGCTTGAAACCAAATACCAAGTATGCGGTTTATGTTGGTGTCGATAACCGTAGTAATGCTAAGGCAAGTATCACAGTGAATACTGGCGAAAAAGAAGTGACTACTTATACCAATAAGTCACTCGCTCTCAACTATATCAAAGCTTATGCTCATAACAATCGTCGTGAAAATGCTACAGTTAACGATACAAGTTACTTCCAAAATATGTACGCCTTCTTTACAACTGGATCTGACGTATCAAATGTCACTCTGACATTGAGTCGTGAAGCTGGTGATGAAGCAACTTACTTTGATGAAATTCGTACCTTTGAAAATAATTCAAGCATGTACGGAGACAAGCATGATACAGGTCAAGGAACCTTCAAACAAGACTTTGAAAATGTAGCTCAAGGAATCTTCCCATTTGTAGTAGGTGGTGTCGAAGGTGTTGAAGATAACCGCACTCACTTGTCTGAAAAACACGATCCATATACACAGCGTGGTTGGAACGGTAAGAAAGTCGATGATGTTATCGAAGGGAATTGGTCACTCAAGACAAATGGGCTAGTGAGCCGTCGTAACTTGGTTTACCAAACTATTCCGCAAAACTTCCGCTTTGAAGCTGGTAAGACTTATCGCGTAACCTTTGAATACGAAGCAGGATCAGACAATACCTATGCCTTTGTAGTTGGTAAGGGAGAATTCCAGTCAGGTCGTCGTGGTACTCAAGCAAGCAACTTGGAAATGCATGAATTGCCAAATACTTGGACAGATTCTAAGAAAGCTAAGAAGGTAACCTTCCTCGTGACAGGTGCAGAAACAGGCGATACTTGGGTAGGTATCTACTCAACTGGAAACGCAAGCAATACTCGTGGTGATTCTGGTGGAAATGCCAACTTCCGTGGTTACAACGACTTCATGATGGACAATCTTCACATCGAGGAAATTACCCTAACAGGTAAGATGTTGACAGAAAATGCTCTGAAGAACTACTTGCCAACGGTTGCCATGACCAACTATACGAAAGAGTCTATGGATGCTTTGAAGGAGGCTGTCTTTAACCTCAGTCAGGCAGATGATGACATTAGTGTGGAAGAGGCGCGTGCAGAGATTGCCAAGATTGAAGCCTTGAAGAATGCTTTGGTTCAGAAGAAAACAGCCTTAGTAGCAGAAGACTTTGAAAGTTTGGATGCGCCATCTCAACCAGGTGAAGGTCTAGAGAATGCCTTTGATGGCAATGTGTCTAGTCTATGGCATACATCTTGGAGTGGTGGAGATGTTGGTAAACCAGCAACAATGGTCTTGAAAGAACCTACTGAAATCACAGGACTTCGCTATGTTCCACGTGCATCTGATTCAAATGGAAACTTGCGAGATGTGAAACTGGTTGTCACAGATGAGTCTGGCAAGGAACATACCTTTACCGTAACAGATTGGCCAAATAACAACAAGCCAAAAGACATTGATTTCGGCAAGACAATCAAGGCTAAGAAAATTGTCCTTACTGGTACCAAGACTTACGGAGATGGTGGCGATAAATACCAATCTGCAGCGGAACTCATCTTTACCCGTCCACAGGTAGCAGAAACACCTCTTGACATGTCTGGTTATGAAGCAGCTTTGGCTAAGGCGCAGAAATTAACAGACAAAGACAATCAAGAGGAAGTAGCTAGCGTTCAGGCAAGCATGAAATATGCGACGGATAACCATCTCTTGACGGAAAGAATGGTGGCCTACTTCGCAGACTATCTCAACCAATTAAAAGATTCTGCTACCAAACCAAATGCTCCAACAAGTAGCAAGGGAGAAGAACAACCACCAGTTCTTGATGTACCTGAGTTCAAAGGCGGCGTCAATGCAACAGAAACAGCTGTACATGAGGTTCCTGAGTTCAAGGGCGGCGTTAATGCGGTTGAAGCCTTGGTTCACGAATTACCAGAATACAAGGGCGGAGCCAATGCGGTTCTAGCAGCTGCAAATGAAGTCCCTGAGTTTAAGGGTGGCGTCAATGCGGTCCAAGCCTTGGTAAACGAGAAACCAGCCTACACAGGTGTATTGGCTACTGCTGGAGATCAAGCAGCTCCAACAGTTGAAAAACCTGAGTACCCGCTCACTCCAAGCCCAGTAGCTGATGCCAAAACTCTGGAAGATAAAGAAGAGAAGCTTCCTGCTACAGGAGAACATGGTTCAGAAGCTGCCCTCTTCTTAGCAAGTGTGAGCATCGCTTTATCTGCTGCGGTTCTTGCGACAAAACGTAAAGAAGATTAA